A genomic region of Amphiura filiformis chromosome 6, Afil_fr2py, whole genome shotgun sequence contains the following coding sequences:
- the LOC140154566 gene encoding uncharacterized oxidoreductase YrbE-like: MAQKLGIALIGLGRIARLSHFTNILCHPKLDLKYVVDKDTAMASNFIKQYRNDIEVLPPSDLQTVLEDKSLDATFICTPADSHEEYIKASLNSGKAVFCEKPLTTDEASTQSCYAVAKKHGLLLFCGFNRRFDPSISSLCRRVKEGEIGQIKDIRTIVRDKNLQPIEYLKISGGIFTDCVVHEFDLVGWLMGCLPSVIYAQGHAWVEELREFDDVDHAFVVMKYPSGAIVSIDAGRGTKYGNDHRMEIHGSNGVCLQREAVYPTSVVSLGDSGELRENRYADHYTLWRDSFEAELEHFVNALQGKSENVVTAEECKNIAKVIAACNESLKTGQPVKL; this comes from the exons ATGGCGCAAAAACTTGGAATTGCATTGATTGGCCTGGGGCGTATTGCAAGACTGTCCCATTTTACCAATATATTGTGTCATCCTAAACTTGATTTGAAGTATGTCGTTGACAAAGACACGGCAATGGCTTCTAATTTCATAAAGCAATATCGGAACGACATAGAGGTTCTGCCACCGTCGGATTTACAGACTGTTCTTGAAGATAAAAg TCTCGATGCTACTTTTATATGCACGCCGGCAGATTCTCACGAGGAGTACATCAAAGCCAGTCTGAACTCAG GTAAAGCGGTATTTTGTGAAAAACCATTGACGACCGATGAAGCCTCCACCCAGTCATGTTATGCGGTAGCAAAGAAACATGGACTGTTATTGTTTTGTGGATTCAACAG ACGTTTCGATCCTTCAATTAGCAGTCTATGTCGGCGTGTAAAAGAAGGTGAAATAGGGCAGATTAAAGATATTCGAACAATAGTACGAGACAAAAACCTTCAACCAAtagaatatttaaaaatatcgg GTGGTATTTTTACCGATTGCGTTGTTCATGAGTTTGATCTCGTCGGCTGGTTAATGGGATGTTTACCGTCGGTTATTTACGCACAAGGCCATGCTTGGGTCGAAGAATTACGAGAATTTGATGACGTTGATCACGCCTTTGTTGTCATGAAATATCCAAGTGGAGCCATTGTGAGCATCGATGCTGGACGGGGAACAAAGTACGGCAATGACCATCGCATGGAG ATACACGGAAGTAATGGAGTGTGTTTACAACGCGAAGCCGTGTACCCGACGTCTGTTGTTAGTTTAGGAGACAGTGGCGAGCTACGAGAAAACCGATACGCAGACCATTATACGCTGTGGAGAGATTCTTTCGAAGCCGAACTTGAACACTTTGTTAATGCCCTCCAAG GGAAAAGTGAAAATGTTGTTACGGCAGAAGAGTGCAAAAACATTGCCAAAGTTATTGCAGCTTGTAATGAATCACTGAAGACAGGCCAGCCCGTCAAGCTTTAA